The following proteins come from a genomic window of Megalobrama amblycephala isolate DHTTF-2021 linkage group LG1, ASM1881202v1, whole genome shotgun sequence:
- the LOC125247749 gene encoding gastrula zinc finger protein XlCGF57.1-like, with the protein KKSTTCTQCGKSFSTKQSLNVHMRVHTGDKPFTCDQCGKGFSQSVHLKGHMRIHTGEKPFTCDQCGKRFSNKRNLDVHLRIHTGEKPYMCDQCEKRFSIKQRLDLHMRVHTGEKPFTCDQCGKRFTHKNSLNHHMKIHTREKPYMCDQCENSFPNKKNLQVHMRVHAGEKPFKCDPCGKRFPNKSHLERHMRVHTGEKPHTCDQCGKSFPHKQNVQLHMRIHTGEKPFKCDQCEKRFSNKQCLELHMRVHTGEKPFTCYQCGKSFTQLAHLTGHMRVHTGEKPYACDQCGKSFTQSAHLKEHMRIHTGEKQYMCEQCEKRFTNRNNLKIHMRIHTGEKPFTCDQCGRSFPNKKNVQVHMRIHTGEKPFKCDQCEKRFTYKQSLDVHMRVHTGEKPYACDQCGKTFPVLSYLKSHLRVHTKELHTCDQCGKSFCFKSHLKIHMKIHAVEKPHHHSQKSW; encoded by the coding sequence aagaaatctacaacctgcactcagtgtggaaagagtttctcaaccaaACAAAGTCTTaatgttcacatgagagttcatacaggagataagccattcacatgtgatcagtgtgggaaagGTTTCAGTCAATCTGTACACCTTAAAggacacatgaggatccacaccggagaaaagccattcacgtgtgatcagtgtggaaagagattcTCAAACAAACGTAATCTTGATGTTCActtgaggatccacactggagagaagccgtatatgtgtgatcagtgtgaaaagagattCTCAATCAAACAAAGACTTGATCTTCACATgcgagttcacactggagagaagccgttcacatgtgatcaatgtggaaagagattTACACATAAAAATAGTCTTAATCACCACATGAAGATCCACACCAGAGAGAAGCCATATATGTGTGATCAATGTGAAAACAGTTtcccaaacaaaaaaaatcttcaggttcacatgagagttcacgctggagagaagccgttcaagTGTGATCCTTGTGGAAAGAGATTCCCAAACAAAAGTCACCTTGAGcgtcacatgagagttcatactggagagaagccacacacatgtgatcagtgtgggaagagtttcccacacaaacaaaatgttcagcttcacatgaggatccacaccggagagaagccgttcaagtgtgatcagtgtgaaaagagattCTCAAACAAACAATGTCTTGagcttcacatgagagttcacactggagagaagccattcacttgttatcagtgtgggaagagctttacaCAATTAGCACATCTTACAGgacacatgagagttcacactggagagaagccgtatgcatgtgatcaatgtgggaagagcttcacaCAATCAGCACACCTTAAAGAACACATGAGAATCCACACAGGAGAGAAGCAGTACATGTGTGAACAGTGTGAGAAGAGATTCACAAACAGAAACAATCTTAAAattcacatgaggatccacaccggagagaagccgttcacatgtgatcaatgcgGGAGGAGTTtcccaaacaaaaaaaatgttcaggttcacatgaggatccacaccggagagaagccgttcaagtgtgatcagtgtgaaaagagattcacatataaacaaagtcttgatgttcacatgagagttcatactggagagaagccgtacgcATGTGATCAGTGCGGCAAAACATTTCCTGTGTTATCATACCTGAAGTCACACCTGAGAGTTCATACGAAGGAGctgcacacgtgtgatcagtgcgGAAAGAGTTTCTGTTTTAAAagtcacctgaagatacacatgaagatccatgcagtagagaaaccacatcaccacagtcAGAAATCATGGTAA